Proteins encoded in a region of the Thermocaproicibacter melissae genome:
- a CDS encoding EFR1 family ferrodoxin (N-terminal region resembles flavodoxins. C-terminal ferrodoxin region binds two 4Fe-4S clusters.), which produces MKILVAYFSGTGNTAYCAKYIKNHLQQDGIQVRTASIERLLNDDIAQYDTVIFGFPVYACDVPDIMKHYLRQIPPDSMSTAYLFCTAGAYSGNALHRAAGLLKAVGCRVAGWADVTMPGSDALAFLQKDSPAAKKLCSRDFSRIEPLDRLVEKIRSDIADGEKHAREIRNARIPVKLIGTLADGVVHLCYAPLRRRIMDKFYADGNCIRCGYCEKICPADNIKVTTEGVRFGDTCFLCMRCVHQCPKEAIQIGRKTIGKLRWKGPDGRFRPLGTEEEQ; this is translated from the coding sequence ATGAAAATTCTTGTTGCATATTTCAGCGGTACCGGCAATACAGCATATTGTGCGAAATATATCAAAAATCATTTGCAGCAGGATGGAATACAAGTTAGGACTGCGTCCATTGAGCGTTTGCTCAACGATGATATCGCCCAATATGATACTGTGATTTTTGGGTTTCCTGTCTATGCCTGTGATGTTCCGGATATCATGAAACATTATCTCAGGCAGATACCTCCGGACAGCATGAGCACGGCATATTTATTTTGCACGGCGGGGGCGTATTCCGGCAATGCCCTGCATCGAGCGGCCGGACTTTTGAAAGCGGTGGGCTGCCGAGTAGCCGGGTGGGCGGATGTCACCATGCCCGGTTCGGATGCTTTGGCCTTTTTGCAGAAAGATTCTCCTGCGGCGAAAAAGCTGTGCAGCCGCGACTTTAGCCGGATAGAACCTCTTGACCGTCTGGTTGAAAAGATTCGGTCGGATATTGCCGATGGCGAGAAACATGCGCGGGAGATTCGGAATGCACGGATTCCCGTGAAATTGATCGGAACACTGGCGGACGGGGTAGTTCATCTTTGCTACGCCCCGCTTCGCAGGAGGATTATGGATAAATTCTACGCGGATGGCAACTGCATTCGCTGCGGATATTGCGAAAAGATATGTCCCGCAGACAATATAAAAGTAACGACCGAAGGCGTTCGATTTGGCGATACTTGCTTTCTGTGCATGAGGTGTGTTCATCAGTGCCCGAAAGAGGCCATTCAGATTGGACGCAAGACGATTGGAAAACTGCGTTGGAAAGGACCGGATGGCCGCTTCCGCCCACTCGGCACAGAGGAAGAACAGTAG
- a CDS encoding M42 family metallopeptidase, with protein sequence MEYILEQLKKLMSIDSPSGFTGEVTRYTMEQFQKLGFQPYLTNKGCVVCDLGGEGNPLILSAHIDTLGGMVAEIKKNGRLRITNIGGLNANNCETENCRIYTRSGQVFEGTLQMNDPSIHVNKKFSEQSRTFEDMEIVLDEDVKSKQDTEALGIRTGDFVCFEPRTVITKSGYIKSRFLDDKLSVAILLGLAKRISEKKISLKRKVYVFITVYEEVGHGACGALPVDAKEIISVDMGCVGEGLACTERMVSICVKDSQGPYDYDVTTELIRCAESAKLDFAVDVYPHYGSDADAALAAGYDLKHGLIGAGVYASHGYERSHIDGVNNTLKLLQQYIRKD encoded by the coding sequence ATGGAATATATTTTGGAGCAACTAAAAAAATTGATGTCCATTGACAGTCCCAGTGGGTTTACCGGTGAAGTGACGCGGTACACCATGGAGCAATTTCAAAAATTGGGGTTTCAGCCGTACCTGACCAACAAGGGGTGTGTTGTGTGTGATTTGGGAGGAGAAGGAAATCCGCTGATTCTTTCTGCACACATTGACACGCTCGGCGGCATGGTGGCAGAAATTAAGAAAAACGGAAGACTCCGCATTACAAACATCGGCGGGCTCAATGCGAACAACTGCGAAACGGAAAATTGCAGAATCTATACCCGCTCCGGACAGGTGTTTGAAGGAACGCTCCAGATGAACGACCCATCGATACATGTTAATAAAAAATTTTCTGAGCAAAGCAGAACCTTTGAAGATATGGAAATTGTGTTGGATGAGGATGTGAAGTCCAAGCAGGATACGGAAGCACTTGGTATCCGCACGGGAGATTTTGTCTGCTTTGAACCGCGCACGGTTATCACCAAAAGCGGATATATCAAAAGCCGTTTTCTGGATGATAAGCTGTCCGTTGCAATTTTACTGGGGCTTGCGAAACGCATCTCCGAAAAAAAGATATCACTCAAGCGTAAGGTCTATGTGTTTATCACCGTGTATGAAGAGGTCGGCCACGGTGCTTGCGGTGCTCTGCCCGTGGATGCGAAGGAGATTATCAGCGTAGATATGGGCTGTGTGGGTGAGGGACTTGCCTGCACCGAGCGCATGGTGAGTATCTGCGTTAAAGATTCTCAAGGCCCGTATGATTACGATGTTACCACGGAGCTGATTCGCTGCGCAGAAAGCGCAAAACTCGATTTTGCAGTGGATGTTTACCCGCATTATGGCTCCGATGCCGATGCCGCACTGGCTGCGGGTTATGATTTGAAACACGGGCTGATTGGAGCCGGGGTATATGCCTCCCATGGATATGAGCGTTCCCATATCGACGGTGTGAACAACACGCTTAAATTACTTCAGCAGTATATCCGAAAAGACTGA
- a CDS encoding GNAT family N-acetyltransferase — translation MIRRISPDDRAEYIKMAKDFYSSDAVCHSVPPCHFEGTFTELMRSQEYAEAYVMEYRKRIAGYALLAKTFSQEAGGMVVWIEELYVKPEYREHGLGHAFFKFLKEHLPQNTKRLRLEVESSNQRAVSLYRQLGFQDLEYLQMFRDI, via the coding sequence ATGATTCGAAGAATCAGCCCTGATGACCGCGCGGAGTACATAAAAATGGCGAAGGACTTTTATTCGTCCGATGCTGTCTGCCACAGTGTTCCTCCGTGTCATTTTGAAGGCACGTTTACGGAATTGATGCGGTCACAGGAATATGCCGAAGCCTATGTGATGGAATACCGCAAAAGAATTGCCGGCTATGCGCTTTTGGCAAAGACTTTTTCACAGGAAGCCGGCGGAATGGTGGTTTGGATTGAGGAACTGTATGTGAAGCCGGAATATAGAGAGCATGGATTAGGACATGCGTTTTTCAAGTTTTTAAAAGAACATTTGCCGCAGAACACCAAACGTCTTCGGTTGGAAGTGGAAAGCAGCAATCAAAGGGCGGTTTCGCTGTACCGTCAGCTTGGGTTTCAGGATTTGGAATACCTCCAAATGTTTCGGGATATATGA
- a CDS encoding uridine kinase family protein yields MDEELFEIILQHSRTYPEMEPVDYVKLLYQNEFGCAHFINDPVDRMETLWNEYYSLPACKQETGSELYMEPIGNGLCRIFLTPGQEMKSFLPLLNLLCSATANSHLGSQIRFRQKLELLQNMAQNGLLCAGQDEIKSFLDEYIRFGGGPVHHSRKYKETYNPHYRVVKASYYAYLPVFKAVMKLLETHKGKEPVILALDGRCGSGKSFLANLLAEVFGCSVFHMDDFYLPLQDRNADWMSQPAGNIDRARFLKEVLVPLNKGETIQYRPYSCRSGEMLPPRAVQPGRFAVVEGSYSLHPDFRVFYDYRVFLTCSPNVQQRRIFLRGNGQSLHNFLETWIPLEEQYITAMNVVDICDLTLDTSGFADFV; encoded by the coding sequence ATGGACGAGGAGCTTTTTGAGATTATTCTGCAGCACAGCAGGACATATCCCGAGATGGAGCCGGTCGATTATGTAAAGCTCCTGTATCAAAATGAGTTTGGATGCGCTCATTTTATCAATGACCCCGTTGATAGGATGGAGACCCTCTGGAACGAATACTATTCTCTGCCTGCTTGCAAACAGGAAACGGGGAGCGAGTTGTACATGGAGCCGATTGGAAACGGCCTATGCCGGATTTTTCTTACACCCGGACAAGAGATGAAAAGTTTTCTTCCGCTATTGAATCTGCTGTGTTCAGCCACAGCAAACTCGCATCTTGGCAGTCAAATTCGTTTTCGGCAGAAACTGGAACTTTTGCAAAACATGGCACAAAACGGACTGCTTTGTGCAGGTCAAGATGAAATAAAATCCTTTCTGGATGAATACATTCGTTTTGGCGGTGGGCCTGTTCATCACAGCCGCAAATATAAGGAAACATATAATCCCCACTATCGGGTTGTGAAGGCATCCTATTATGCCTATCTTCCTGTTTTCAAGGCAGTGATGAAGCTGTTGGAAACCCATAAGGGGAAAGAACCGGTGATTCTTGCCTTGGATGGCAGATGCGGCAGCGGAAAATCTTTTTTGGCAAATCTTTTGGCAGAGGTGTTCGGCTGCAGTGTCTTTCATATGGATGATTTTTATTTGCCGCTTCAGGACAGAAACGCCGACTGGATGTCACAGCCAGCGGGAAATATCGACCGAGCGCGCTTTTTAAAGGAAGTGCTTGTTCCGCTGAACAAAGGGGAAACGATTCAATATCGCCCTTATTCTTGCCGGAGCGGGGAAATGCTTCCGCCGCGGGCAGTGCAGCCCGGAAGATTTGCTGTTGTGGAGGGCAGTTATTCACTGCATCCGGATTTTAGAGTATTTTATGATTATCGTGTATTTCTGACTTGTTCGCCCAATGTGCAGCAGAGGAGAATTTTCCTGCGCGGCAACGGACAATCTCTGCACAATTTTTTGGAAACATGGATTCCGCTGGAAGAGCAGTATATTACGGCGATGAATGTGGTTGACATTTGTGACCTTACCTTGGATACGTCCGGATTTGCGGATTTTGTGTAA
- a CDS encoding LacI family DNA-binding transcriptional regulator, which yields MEKCGLHVREELVAHGDYMADCAGKFVGHFIKEGATAIVCASDLLAHGVLRELYRMGLRVPEDVSVTGFDDLPLASYTTPTLTTIRQDRLAIGKNVCMVMEQIMNGNYVNRLLLMPELVVRESTGKPKF from the coding sequence ATGGAAAAATGCGGCCTGCACGTGCGGGAGGAACTGGTGGCACACGGGGATTATATGGCTGACTGCGCGGGCAAGTTTGTCGGCCATTTTATTAAGGAAGGCGCTACGGCAATCGTTTGTGCAAGTGATTTGCTGGCGCACGGTGTCCTTCGTGAATTGTATCGAATGGGTTTGCGCGTTCCGGAAGATGTTAGTGTTACAGGATTTGATGATCTTCCGCTTGCTTCTTACACAACACCGACGCTAACTACGATTCGGCAGGATCGTCTGGCGATAGGTAAAAACGTCTGCATGGTGATGGAACAAATTATGAACGGCAATTATGTCAACAGGCTTCTGTTGATGCCGGAACTTGTGGTAAGAGAATCCACCGGCAAGCCAAAATTTTAA
- a CDS encoding ISL3 family transposase: MLCTHSTEKLLGLKGVIVKNVRQLPDKTEIFIELPRKPHICPCCEHQTSYVHDYRCQTVKDIPAFGKHTSLILRKRRYRCSSCGKRFFEHNSFLPRYHRMTNRLAAYIISKLSDVRSFTSVAREVNLSVSTIIRIFDCINYGKPQQLPEVVSIDEFKGNTNNEKYQCILTDPVRHRILDILPARYNHKLTEYFSRIDRSQTKYFVSDMWSTYASIAQTYFKNSIYVIDKYHYIRQVFWAFEAIRKEEQKRFSKTRRIYFKRSRTLLNKRYEFLTPEQKQQVNIMLYASSRLLTAYSLKEQFFKVLDSSDSQSARTALSHWIMTAQNSGLSRFVACGNTMVRWSKGILNSFDCPYTNGFTEGVNNKIKVLKRNAYGYHNFTRFRNRILHMFHVSTKNGAA, from the coding sequence ATGCTCTGTACTCATTCTACCGAAAAACTGCTTGGATTAAAAGGGGTAATCGTAAAAAATGTGAGGCAATTACCCGATAAAACGGAAATTTTCATTGAGTTGCCGAGAAAGCCGCATATTTGCCCTTGCTGTGAACATCAAACCAGCTATGTCCATGATTACCGTTGTCAAACGGTAAAGGACATTCCCGCTTTTGGTAAACACACCAGTTTAATTCTCCGCAAGCGCCGGTATCGCTGCTCTTCCTGCGGAAAGCGTTTCTTTGAACATAACTCGTTTCTGCCAAGATATCACCGCATGACAAATCGATTAGCCGCGTATATCATTTCAAAGCTTTCCGACGTACGTTCCTTTACCAGTGTAGCACGAGAAGTAAATCTTTCGGTTTCAACCATAATCCGGATTTTTGATTGTATCAACTATGGAAAGCCGCAGCAATTACCCGAAGTTGTATCAATTGATGAGTTTAAAGGCAATACAAACAATGAGAAATATCAATGCATTCTGACCGATCCGGTCCGGCACCGAATCCTTGATATTCTTCCTGCTCGTTACAACCACAAGCTGACAGAATATTTTAGCCGGATCGACCGTTCTCAAACCAAGTATTTTGTCAGCGATATGTGGAGTACATATGCTAGTATTGCTCAGACATATTTTAAAAATTCCATTTATGTCATTGACAAATATCATTACATTCGTCAGGTATTTTGGGCTTTTGAAGCTATTCGCAAGGAAGAACAGAAAAGGTTTAGCAAGACCCGAAGAATTTACTTTAAGCGCTCTCGAACCTTGCTGAACAAACGATATGAATTTCTCACTCCGGAGCAAAAACAACAGGTTAATATCATGCTTTATGCAAGCAGCCGTTTGCTGACAGCCTACTCTCTTAAAGAACAGTTTTTCAAAGTTCTTGATTCCTCCGACAGTCAGTCCGCACGGACAGCGCTATCCCATTGGATTATGACCGCACAAAACAGTGGCCTTTCAAGATTTGTTGCTTGTGGAAATACCATGGTGCGCTGGTCAAAAGGTATTCTAAATTCGTTTGATTGCCCTTACACCAATGGTTTTACCGAAGGGGTTAACAACAAGATTAAGGTACTCAAACGCAATGCCTACGGTTATCATAATTTTACCCGCTTTCGTAATCGCATTCTTCACATGTTCCATGTTTCAACGAAAAATGGAGCAGCTTAG
- a CDS encoding peptidoglycan DD-metalloendopeptidase family protein: MRKKVIAKIVVCLLPIIFVLLIAIIISVTFASALSDSATAATNYNSDSIGSGGLSENVLAYQDEISTACAKYGISDYVALAMAVMQQESGGVGSDPMQCSECPLNTRYPQTPGGITDAEYSIDIGIAYLASCLKSAGCTSPSDIPGISLALQGYNFGGGYIAWAQERGGYSPDNAAEFSSIKAAAMAWSGYGDPEYVSHVLRYYTVIPTGALFGLPLQAGTISRGWGRDGDEFHKGIDFAAQYGTKIYAAESGTVTYAQYGSAPYGGYGNVVVIKHDDTYTTLYGHCSKLLVSAGQTVKRGQVIALVGSTGDSTGNHCHFEVRVAGDRVDPAAYLGITVK, translated from the coding sequence GTGCGTAAAAAGGTTATTGCAAAAATAGTAGTATGCCTCTTGCCAATAATATTCGTATTGCTAATTGCAATTATTATTTCTGTTACCTTCGCCAGCGCATTATCAGACAGTGCGACAGCAGCTACAAATTATAATTCTGATAGCATAGGATCCGGTGGGTTGTCGGAAAATGTTCTAGCTTATCAAGACGAGATAAGTACGGCCTGTGCTAAGTATGGAATATCCGATTATGTTGCTCTGGCGATGGCAGTTATGCAGCAGGAAAGCGGTGGTGTTGGAAGTGATCCTATGCAGTGCAGTGAGTGTCCGCTGAATACACGGTATCCACAAACGCCTGGAGGCATTACGGATGCGGAGTATTCCATCGATATCGGGATTGCATACCTGGCAAGTTGCCTAAAAAGCGCTGGGTGTACTTCCCCATCCGATATTCCAGGAATCAGCCTCGCTCTTCAAGGATACAACTTTGGCGGCGGCTATATTGCATGGGCGCAAGAACGCGGCGGATATTCACCTGATAACGCCGCTGAGTTTTCTTCCATAAAGGCTGCGGCAATGGCATGGAGCGGTTACGGCGATCCTGAGTATGTAAGCCATGTATTACGTTACTATACTGTTATACCCACAGGCGCTCTATTTGGGCTGCCGCTTCAAGCTGGGACTATCTCCCGTGGATGGGGTCGGGACGGTGATGAATTTCACAAGGGAATCGACTTTGCGGCTCAGTACGGCACAAAAATATACGCTGCTGAATCCGGTACAGTAACATACGCTCAGTATGGTTCTGCTCCATACGGTGGTTATGGAAATGTGGTCGTCATAAAGCATGATGATACATATACTACGCTGTATGGCCACTGCTCGAAGCTGTTGGTCAGCGCCGGACAAACCGTAAAACGTGGACAAGTTATTGCCCTGGTAGGCAGCACTGGCGATAGCACCGGAAATCACTGTCATTTTGAGGTTCGGGTCGCTGGGGATAGAGTTGATCCAGCAGCATATCTAGGAATTACGGTGAAGTAA
- the mobP2 gene encoding MobP2 family relaxase, producing MPDKVTPGVVFTSKYVFSEKKYAEYINYIDRSEAVRNDAYPLYSVYADYMDDPKKQHQFDSWSDHTSSLFTATKDQLTIEEKKELKQQFQKAQRNDSPMWQQVISFTDEFLEKNGLFDRETETLDEDKIREVTRRAMQEVLKSENMDGSAIWSAAIHYNTDNIHVHIAIVEPVPTRKRKEFTMTDEHGNKIKMEQFKGNMKPQTFAKAKSKIVNNIVDRSPELTKINDIIRNRIVAEKRNRNSYRDEQLRGLFLNIYRRLPVPEDKQLWKYKMNALSYIRPEIDNFTRTYIAMYHRSDFEELKKELANQEEFLKSVYGTGKQELYKNYAKTKIDDLYTRMGNALLRELREFDKTIQPKEKNTDKEKVIPSRSSSVIYNLKKALKKEYGHIKNQVAYLELQREIEHEQETVDRA from the coding sequence TTGCCGGACAAAGTAACTCCCGGAGTTGTGTTTACATCAAAGTATGTATTCTCTGAGAAAAAGTATGCGGAATATATCAATTACATTGACCGGTCGGAAGCTGTCCGGAACGATGCCTATCCCCTGTACTCCGTGTATGCCGACTATATGGACGACCCGAAAAAGCAGCATCAATTCGACTCATGGTCGGATCACACTTCATCCTTATTTACGGCAACAAAAGACCAACTAACAATTGAAGAAAAAAAAGAGCTGAAACAACAGTTCCAAAAAGCACAGAGAAATGACAGCCCCATGTGGCAGCAAGTAATCAGTTTCACAGATGAATTTCTAGAAAAAAACGGGTTATTTGACCGTGAAACAGAAACACTTGACGAAGATAAGATACGCGAAGTAACTCGCCGTGCAATGCAGGAAGTCTTGAAAAGTGAGAACATGGATGGCTCCGCCATCTGGAGCGCGGCAATCCACTACAACACAGATAACATTCATGTTCATATTGCAATTGTCGAACCGGTTCCGACGCGCAAGCGCAAAGAATTTACTATGACGGATGAACACGGAAACAAAATAAAAATGGAACAGTTCAAAGGCAATATGAAGCCACAAACATTCGCTAAAGCAAAGTCTAAAATCGTCAACAACATTGTCGATCGTTCCCCGGAACTGACAAAAATCAATGACATCATTCGGAACAGAATTGTTGCGGAAAAGCGTAACCGTAATTCTTACCGTGACGAACAGCTGCGCGGTCTATTCTTGAATATTTACCGGCGGCTTCCTGTTCCTGAAGATAAACAACTCTGGAAATACAAGATGAATGCCCTCAGCTATATCCGGCCTGAAATTGATAACTTTACCCGGACATACATAGCCATGTACCACCGAAGTGACTTTGAAGAATTGAAGAAGGAGCTTGCAAATCAGGAGGAATTTCTGAAAAGCGTCTACGGCACAGGAAAACAAGAGCTGTATAAGAACTACGCCAAAACAAAAATCGATGATCTCTATACCCGTATGGGTAACGCTCTGCTTCGGGAATTACGGGAATTTGATAAAACCATCCAACCGAAAGAGAAAAACACGGATAAAGAAAAAGTGATACCGAGCAGAAGCTCCAGCGTAATATACAATCTCAAAAAAGCGCTGAAAAAAGAATATGGCCACATTAAAAATCAGGTTGCATACCTGGAGTTGCAGCGCGAGATTGAACACGAACAGGAGACGGTAGACCGTGCGTAA
- a CDS encoding VirB4 family type IV secretion system protein, which produces MGLTKRKEKTEKELFNPVLISKIQPQGNLKLNDERYIKTGDGYVSCIMVYSYPGQAGDFWLSRLMNIDGVYSVLDIATENTIDAQDDIIHSLNELEVRYESAKDDGTRIEAEQNYKLLKDMLTAVKTQGEVIKLIQCRLFVAGRTKQEVDARVGEIIDVLESEDFRCAVFLNETDCMYKSLFQPYHKQIMERNKRVGNPLPAVSLAGGYPFNFEQLDDAFGFPIGVSSTHGNIIFDQFKKTNVRLSYDALIIGKKGSGKSTLMKLMFKNNGIIGNHIRLLDVTGEFTSLAQSLGGTIITLDGSSGIINYLEVFRTAEDEAISFANHLSKMNSLYKYLCPSADEAERNEFEEYVRKLYEVKGLWLSNSTEHQKITGLPPEVYPTFDDLLQLIRSDLYEDYEQGKVNRNLSPTKWRRLENIELVLTNLVHSYGKMFNGKTSIPDLSGKQIIVYNVQNISTFKAEIFNALLFNVMSLMFDDMIRIGVPSKQMFESGTPVFQIPKLLLLVDEAHKFINTKNPLALDYMIGIVREGRKYFTGLTLASQSIRDFAPENADSEAVERLKTLFELTQYKFIMQQEANCKELLRSIFGDQLTESQLKQIPKFGQGECFLSTGEDILHTYIQITESEKALFKGGA; this is translated from the coding sequence AACCGGTGACGGATATGTATCCTGCATTATGGTATATTCCTATCCGGGACAGGCGGGTGATTTCTGGCTGTCAAGGCTGATGAACATCGATGGAGTTTACTCCGTCCTTGATATCGCCACGGAAAACACCATTGACGCACAGGACGACATCATTCATTCCCTAAACGAACTGGAGGTACGCTACGAAAGCGCAAAGGATGACGGCACACGGATAGAAGCAGAACAGAATTACAAGCTGCTGAAAGATATGCTCACGGCTGTCAAAACCCAGGGTGAAGTAATTAAGCTGATTCAGTGTCGACTCTTTGTTGCGGGAAGGACAAAGCAGGAAGTCGATGCCCGCGTCGGAGAAATAATTGATGTCCTGGAAAGCGAGGATTTCAGATGTGCCGTGTTCCTAAATGAGACTGATTGTATGTATAAATCGCTTTTCCAGCCTTATCACAAACAGATTATGGAACGCAACAAACGAGTTGGGAATCCGCTTCCCGCCGTATCTCTGGCCGGAGGCTATCCGTTCAACTTTGAACAGTTGGACGATGCCTTCGGCTTTCCTATTGGAGTATCTTCTACACACGGAAATATTATCTTCGACCAATTTAAAAAGACCAATGTTCGCCTTTCCTATGATGCACTGATTATCGGTAAAAAAGGAAGCGGCAAATCGACGCTGATGAAACTCATGTTCAAAAACAACGGTATCATCGGCAACCACATTCGGCTTCTTGATGTCACAGGCGAATTCACGTCTCTCGCTCAAAGTCTGGGCGGGACAATTATTACGCTGGATGGCAGCTCCGGTATTATCAATTATTTGGAAGTTTTCCGCACGGCGGAGGATGAAGCAATCAGCTTTGCAAATCATCTGTCAAAAATGAATTCACTGTATAAATATTTATGTCCATCTGCGGATGAAGCAGAACGAAATGAGTTTGAGGAATACGTCCGGAAACTGTATGAAGTCAAAGGGCTCTGGCTCAGCAATTCAACTGAGCACCAAAAGATTACTGGGTTGCCTCCTGAAGTATATCCAACGTTTGATGATCTTTTGCAGTTGATCCGGAGCGATCTGTATGAAGATTATGAGCAGGGCAAGGTCAATCGAAACCTCTCCCCTACCAAATGGCGGCGCCTCGAAAATATTGAACTTGTGTTAACCAATCTGGTACACAGTTACGGAAAAATGTTTAACGGAAAAACATCTATCCCCGACCTGTCCGGAAAACAAATTATCGTTTACAATGTGCAAAATATCAGCACTTTTAAAGCGGAAATATTCAATGCGCTGCTGTTCAATGTCATGTCATTAATGTTTGACGATATGATTCGAATCGGCGTTCCGAGTAAGCAGATGTTTGAATCTGGTACACCGGTGTTTCAGATTCCGAAACTGCTACTGCTGGTGGATGAAGCGCATAAGTTCATCAACACAAAGAATCCACTTGCCCTAGATTACATGATTGGTATTGTCCGTGAAGGCAGAAAATATTTTACGGGCCTCACTCTGGCAAGCCAGTCCATCCGTGACTTTGCTCCGGAGAATGCGGACAGTGAAGCTGTGGAGCGTTTGAAAACGCTGTTTGAGCTTACACAGTACAAATTCATCATGCAGCAGGAGGCAAACTGTAAGGAGTTGTTGCGCTCCATCTTTGGCGACCAGTTAACAGAATCTCAGCTGAAGCAAATACCGAAATTCGGGCAGGGCGAATGTTTCCTTTCGACCGGCGAAGATATTCTCCACACTTATATTCAGATTACGGAAAGCGAAAAAGCTCTGTTCAAAGGTGGTGCCTGA